In Zingiber officinale cultivar Zhangliang chromosome 1A, Zo_v1.1, whole genome shotgun sequence, the DNA window ACAAATTTCAGTAGATTGATTGTTATTGCTGTGGAGGAAATGGGAATTCAGTGGCTAGAGATAGTTAGTTGGAATTGTCAAGTTTCCATATCATATTGAATCAGATTTGTATCACATTTCTTTTGTCAAGTTTCCTTAGGATAGTAAAAGATTAAATGAGCTTCTGGTTTTCATTTCATAAATCTTCTGAGAGTTGAGTGTGTGTACATTATGGAGGAGAGACTTAATGAAGAAATAGAGGAAGACTACAAATGAAGAATGAAAGAAAACAGTGGCGAGAAGAGTATCATGCCATTGGAAAGTTTGATTTGTTTCATTGTTCGAGACGACCaacaatttaagtgtgggggatttgataaccatgattttggttatattattttgaatcataatgcatgtttttattagtttattcatagcttaatctcacattagcatcatatctcaatattgcatttgattttggacctaatttcaaattagctaattttaatggtatttggtgctaatatttgactcttattttgtaggcatcaaaaggggtaTGGACTCGATCAGATTGGACCACACTTGggttcaaatctagggctaaacgaagtgatcaagccttggagtgttctGGAacgtagatgaagatcagtacactTGGATCCAGATTTGAGacattttccaccgttgatcaagctcagATGATTCTCGGCCGTTGGATCTGAACTGAGGAGATTTAAAAGGGGcttcgcgtgagaagctacaggaGCTCGTCGTCGCGATTTTTCCAGCACAGTGTCATCTTCTTCGCGCGACGCCGCAGCCTCCCCATCCTTCTCCAGATCTACTTTTCAGTGATTCTCGTTGGCGTTGGAGCTTCTATCCATTGGCTTCCAAGTCTCGATCTTCTGCACGCGCCGGCGATTTCCTCTCCGGAGCTCAGATCTGTGCGATTATTtcctctgtttcagccatcatcGGAGGAATTCCTTGGTGACAGTGGCTCGCCTCCATTAGAGAGCATCGATCCAGAGACTGCATTCCTCAGATCTGCAGAATTTCAAGCTCGGCAGTGTTAATCTTCACCAGCTTTTCCGGGAAGCATTTCTTCGGTGCTGGACGAGATGGTACTGAGTCAGTGATCGAGAGATCCTTCACTATTCagattccttgtgtgacggcaagggaaGACTCATTAGAAGAGTAGATTAGATTAGAGATGGTTTAGAATTTAATTCTGCAATTAATTATTTCTGCATTTTTGTTTCTTCAGATTTTGTGTTCGGATTCCTTTTCCTAGCTATTTCTTTCCTACTTCTTGTTTTCTGCAATTCtattttcttgcttatagttctgaTTTCTTGAATTTCTACATTCTCAACCCCATGTTCAGCTACTAATTTAGTCTTTCAATCTATCTCCTATTCTGATTTCCTTATTTCAATTCAAACTAATTAATGTTTAGTTACTAACAAGTGTTAGCTAGTGTTTTGATTTGAATTTCTAGCTACTAACTAGGTTTTCCTTTAATAGTGTTGGATTGACTTTTAATTTTAGTGACTGTAAAGTAGTTTAGGTGTTGAATTGATCACAAGAAGGGCTTCATGATTtacctttgtatcatttttgtTGATGGTGAGAATGATTTGAAGATGTGTGATTGAGTCAAATGTTGAAGTTGTTGTAATTGTGAACATGCTAGTATAATGAATGCTTGACTTGAGATTTAAAATGCTACTGTTAATATGAGAGTTGAATGCTTAGTTACTGTGATTTGAATAGAAGGTTTATTAATTGACTCATTTAGTAGATGAAACTTAAGAATCCGAATTTAATTGTGGACAACTTGATGAGGTGGAATGAAATCAAGTTTAGATGAGAAGGAACcttctttgattttatttttgatggtAAAAGAATTCGGTTTGCAATGTGAATCAAATGGAGAagtttaattgattttgttgATGTAGTAATTTGATTGAAACCAATTCTAAAGTTGAACACacttactagttatccttggagaaaaatacgacttgggactcattACTACAAcacattgttttaattttaatgagtgtcaattttaattaatttggagcacCTCGTGACATGCTAAAAGGCCGACAccagtagccggcagagatacctccccgtcatcgtgtaccgggtgatgagagcattgagctcccccatttatgatttggggtcagaggacaggagtactccgacagcatcccgtccactcagtcactcatcaggtgtagtgatggtagagtgcacggttgtcacagccctacctattcggtctcaccattgtgtgtgagatgactaactgacgtcaggggtgaccaggacgcatcattggcatcatacgcatttatgcatttactgtttgtgtttgctgcacttatatgctgcatttggatggatgcatatgtttgacatgcatacaggatttatgatacttccggtctgacgacctgattattctgataggtggccctggtgagtacagaactcttcagcccttttctattatgcattaccttcttttgttcaggagactgtactccatagttattactatttgttatagtttactatacatgtcaactaggtatctgctaagttgttgaactcacccccgtggacactatctttttcaggtaccaggttgtttatggagacgcttggagtatcctgactgcaggtccccacatcacatcagaagacatgtctacGCGTTTTGTGTACTTTTACTTCGGTATTTATAAttggtgtatttagctttgtgtttcgattttattTCTGGAATTGTTATATtgttgtgttgtgttgttgtttatgaatcctggtaaccaagttacttggttaccaggattcataaactctaatacttaagcctggaggtttagagttcgaatcctgggggaggcaaaaatccactggccaggggtggaaagacctagtgagtaacgacacgaccgagggtcgtcggtcgacgacataaaaggtcgccaaatgggccgacgacataaggggtcgccacaagggccgcccaagaggccaaatgaGTCGATGAAataagggccgccagttaggccgccacaagggtcgcccaagaggctaaagggtcgggtcgttacaattaaaATATTATGTTTCTGCCACTAATTTTAAATTTGTCACAAAATATTCAATGAAGTATTAGTTTGTCGCAAACTTTGCAACAAATCTCATTTTCGTTGCAAAAGTGCATTTTGGGACGAAATTATTTGGTTGTAAAATTCATTGCTATTTTGGgacaaatttttattttgttgctaaatttATTATCGATTTGGGATGAAAATTAGTCCCTAAATTTCATTCCTAATCCATTAGTTTTTTTTAGTGAGTGGTCAAAGAATTAAATTTTGAAGGCTTTTGACTAATGTACAGAAACTTAAGGCTTAATTCTTTTTCACTCTTGCCATCTAATGATTCAAGATTTCTTTTGATATTTCACTTATGACTATTATAAAAATCAATTCCCCCAAAAGAACGAGATTCAATCATCCTTTTTAAAGGGTTTttcatagtgaatatgagaaagTAGCATagataaagtgttttctaatttattctaatgattaataaaaatatatttatcgataatttttagtattaattaattttaaaaattaaatatatatctaatgtcaattaaaaaattatttatcattttttatttaattagcaCGAGATGCACTAATCTTTAAAATCATGGACTCAGTTCCTTAAAAATATAGGTAAATCTGAAAGTCATTTGTATATAAAAAATaacaatttatcaaagggtgcattTAGATTTCTAAATTGACTAAAAGATGTATACTACTTTAGTATTTACCAAAGGATCTTATTTTATCTTCCTAACAAATCTgacttttctctttttctttgctcttttatttttctctttctgTTTTTCCTCTCTCTTATGCATGCAACCTTACTTCTCTCTTTTCATTCCTCTTTCTTTAGCATCCATACATGCATAACATGGATCTGATACAAAAATTGTATCAGGTCCCCGATGTTTAGGGTTTATTGATTCGTTTGATAGCATTTTAACATCTTGGAAGAAACTGAAATAAGTAATGAAGAACACCGTTTGACTccttatagtcctaaaaattcaTAAGATCTGAAATATGTCCAATCGGACAAGTCTAGGATCATCAGTGAATTTCAGTCAaaattggactcatttcaggCCATGTGGATTTTTGAGGTCGTAAGGAGTGAAACGATGTTATCCTTTATTTATTTAGACATCTTGGAAGGTGTTGAAATGTTAATGGAAGAATCTGTTAAAAAATACCAACGTGAATTTAATATGGAATTATATCATACCCACATTGAACTTAATATCGAATTGTATCATGCCCAATATGAGCCTATATAAAACTATATCATAATCACAAATTCACAATAATATATAGAAACTatcaatatataaataaaagtcCAATTTTGATTCAACCTGATAATAAACATCACTAAATCTGGATGCATTTTATAatttgccttgaatgaaaatttcACTTATTGCATTTAACAGTAGATATACAATGTATATCCTTTTCCCCTCTTGTCATTCTAGGAAAAAGATTGATCATAAAATCTGTGCACAATTTATGTGGGAGTGTGTTTAGAAATAAACATGAGTTACATCACATCACGCCTCCATTTTCTCTCTCTatgttttttaaaatgaaaaaagtCCATCGTAGCAGCAAGCCATTGCAAGGCAACATGGATAAACTATATGTGAATGTTTCTCCGCAACATGTGTTTGTGAGTAAAGTTTGTTATGCGACTGTATCTTGAATAAATGTTTACTCAACAATTAGGCAAATTACCAAAAGCTAGTACCTTTTCGTCTGAGCACACTTCTCgatctacaaataaaaaaaatagtaacttGATGTCTAGATGCGAAAATCCTCTCCAAAAAAAAAACGTATTCATAAAGAAGAGGTAAAATCGTAATGTGAGCCTGATATGAATTATATTGTGCTTACATTGGGTTCTATATGGTTTCATATTAGGCTAACGTTGATATTTTTTAGCtaattttttcattaatattttaaCACTTTCCGAGAAGTTAAAATAAGTAATAGATAACACTATTTGACTTCTTGCAATCTCAAAAATTCACAAGACTTGAAAATAGATCCAATTTGACATGTTTAGGTCTattagtgagttttggtcaaaatccattgatgaacCTAGACATGTCTGATTGGACTATTACAGGTCCTGTGAATTTTTGAGGCTGCAAGGAATCAAACAGTATTATTCATTGCTTATTTCGACATTTTGAGAGGTTTCAAAATGTTATTAGAAGAATCAACTAAAAAAAATCCCAACGTGGGTctaatatgaatcatatcaaactcacgttgggcttgatattatTCTATATTAAGCCTACGTCGGGCCTGATATAATTCTATATCAGGTCTAACGTAGCCTGATATAATTAAGATCAGGTTCACGTTGGGATTTTTAGCCGATTGTTCCATTAATATTAAAAGATATCTCAAGAAGTCGAAATAAGTAATGGATAACACAGTTGGACTCCTTGTATCCTCAGAAATCTATAGACATAAAATGAGTTCAATTGgacatgtctaagtccattagTAGATTTTGACCTAAATCCACTGATAGAACTAGACAAGTTTGATTTAACCTGTTTCAGGTCTTGTGGATTTCAGAGGTTGTAAGCAGTCAAACAGTGTTATCCATTACTTATTTCGACATCTCaggaggtgttaaaatgttaaTGGAACAATTGGTTAAAAAATTCCAACATAAGcctaatatggaatcatatcagacccatgttgggcctgatataattcTATATCAAGGCCGTGTTGGGATTGATATAATTCCATATCTCACCTATGTTGGgttatatcagacccacgttgagcctgatattAATGGCCCATCCTGAAATTTTTTAGCCGATTTTTCCATTGATATTCAAACACCTCCTGAAATAAGCAATAGATAGAAACGTTTTACTTCTTGTAgtttcagaaatccataggacctGAAATAAGTCAAATCAGAtttgtctaggtccattagtgagttttttctgaaatccactgatagacctagacaagTCCGATCTAACCCATTTTAGGTCATATAGATTTCTGAGATCGTAAAGAGTCAAACGGTGATGTATTTGAACATTAATCGAATAATCGGCTAAAAAATCCCAACATGGGCCTCATATAAATCATATCAAACCCACTAATCGATCTACATATATCTAATTGGACTCATTTTAGGTCCTGTGAATTTCTGAGACTACAAGGAGTTAATTAATGTTATCCATTGGTTATTTAGTTTCTCAGAAAATGTTAAAATATTAATCAACCAATCagctaaaaaaatatcaatctggGACCGATATAAATCATATTAAGTACATGTTAGATCTAATATGAAATTATATCAGTTCCAACATGggtatgatatgatttatatcaGACTCGTGTTGGAATTTTTCCGCTTCTTTATGAATATGCTATTTTTAGGGTGGATTTTCACATTTAGACATCGAGTTATTGTTTACCTATTTATAGATCGAGAAGTGTGCTTAGATGAAAAGGTACTAATTTTTGATGATTTGTCTTATTGTTGAGTAaacatttctttaaaataaagtCATAGAACAAACTGACCTTACAAACACATGTTGTGAAGAAACATCCACATATAGTTTATTCTTGCTGTTACGATGGgctttttttcattttaaataaCAAAGTGAAAAAAAATGGTGTGATGTGGATGTATCTCAAGTTCACTTCTAAAATCACCACCATACAAACCGTGCACAGATTttatgaccaattttcttcctagaaagacaagaagggaaaaggaTCTACGTTATATAACTATGGGTAAATGCAACAAGTAAAATCTTCATTCAACACAAATTCTAAAatgcatctagatttagtgacaTATATTATCAAATTGAATCAAAATTGAACTTTTGTTTATATTGATAGTTTCTACGTATTATTTTGATTTTATGATTGTGATATGATTTTATATCAGATAcatattagtatttttttaattgatttttctaTTAATATTTGAACATCTAACACTGTTTGACTCTTTACAATCTCAGAAATTTACATGACCTAAAATGAGTCTAATTAAAAATATCTAAATCCATCAGTAGATTTTAATCGAAACCTACTAATTGATCTAAACTAGTCCGATTAGACCTACTTAAGTCCTATGGATTACTAAGACTATAAGCAGTCTaatagtctcttttattatttatttcgacttcttaaaatattatcaaataaataaactaaatcttaaatattaTGGATTTGATATGATTTTTATACGAGACCCACGCTATATATGTATGCATGCAAAatatagaagaaagagaagagacgAGAGGAACAAGgagacaaagaaaagaaagagaaaaacgagagagaaaagaaaaagagaatagCATGTGCCTTTTGATTAATTTAGAAAGAAAGTGTACCTTTGATAAATTACCTTATAAAAATGTATTTGTCAAAATAGAATCCAATAATTGatcatttaatgaatctcttTTGAGTAACGAATAGATGATAGATATCTATGTCACTATGCAAGAGCATTTTATATCGATTTATTtatctaaaatatataatttagagttaaaaatttattttattaaatttcaatttttatttttttattacactATATACCAACtatcttaaatttattttttaaattaaaaaatattattcataaatataaaatttaggtATTGAATAGGATAATTTGTGAAAAAGAATTTttggttaaaattaatttttaaataggaTAACTGTTGATATAGTGCTCACACGCCTAATGTCATCACGGTTGTCCAGCATGTCCTGGATTTTTAACCTAGTCTGCCTACGTGGAGAGTGACAATTGGTCACAAAATATCATTGCTACGGAGTCTCTTATTCGAGGTCCTATAAATACCCTATCCAGCCATCCTTTTGGTCAAGCTTTTATTCTTCTTTTGACGGCGCGTCAGGACTAGGGTTTTGCTTCAGATCCTTATCTTTCTCGTTCGAAGGTGAACCATCCCAGCGGACTCCTTTAGTCATGTATCTGCGTCTGTGTTAATTTTATTTGATCGTATGCTTGCTttgagtattatttttattttgtttttcgagTATCTCGTGGATAACTGGTCCTCTCGTCgcagaagttttatttttgtttaaattgtGGTTGCAAGTCTGGATCTGGATGATCGATGTCAGTGGTTGAAGGAATTATGTTCGTCGATGTCCGATCTGGTTCAGATCTGCTGAAATAAAGTATATCGTTGATATCGTTCTAGTTCGTGTAGAAGCACTGATTTTAGCAGAGTTCTGGTTGTAAATAACCTTTAGATTTGTTTCCATCTGAGAGGTATTCTATAGTTGATAGTGAATTCTTGTTGTCTTTTAAAAAAAAGCCttttttccctttttccttttttaaaaaagcGAGTTCTTGCTGTAACTATTTGAAACAATGACGGACCAATAGTCTTTTTTGTCCGATATGATatgaacatcattaaagtaacatAGATGAGTCGTGCCTTCTTTATTTCTTCAATCTTATGTTCCATTTCCCCCCTTCTTCCTTGTAGATTCAAGTGCATCTAGATTTCAACTATTTGATACAAGATGAGGCCCATTTTTTGTGGAAACTTTGAGTATGACGCTCGCCAATCTGAGTTGGAGCGCCTTTTCAGCAGATATGGGAAGGTTGACAGGGTAGATATGAAATCaggtaaattttatttcccaAAGATCTGATCTACTGCGTGTTAATAGGAACTTAGGTCCTACTTTGTCTTGTGCTATGCTTTATTTTGTTTGAATTGATCAGTAACTCTTTGGATATGCTATTATATATAACTGGTCTTTAAGATTGGTTGTATTTTTGGTTTAGATCAGTAAGTTCTGTTTAATTTTTTGTTACCTGTGCTGTTTGCTTCTCCATTTGCCTGACTTGCTCAAGAATTGAAGCAATTGTGTAGAGATCACAAAGGGAGATACTTATTTGCAAGTCCTGTTTATGAATGTTCTCTCACTCTACAGTTGGTTTAACAAATATTGATATCAAATTTTACATAAGTTTTACATGGTGTAATTGTTTTGAAACGGATGACATATGAGCCAATTGATTACAGAAGTATTAAAGACATCATAATGGTTAATTCCGTCACTGGTACTTTTTCTCCACTGGGAGAGTCCTCTATATCTCAAGGTGACCCGATGAATTAACTGAAGCAGCTTGTACGCTCCAGTTTTGCCTTCAGTTACGAGACAATACAGCATCACCATGGAAATcgttttgttgagttttgaagaATTGGAAGGATCAGTCTAGTGAATGAGAGTATTTTATTTTAAGGTTAGCCCACATACTCAACACTTTCTTTGGTGCAGGAATATCTGGAGAACCTATTTTCTTCCTCGATGATGAGGTGGCATCATCTTTCCTGCCGAGCCTCATCTCCTTGCCTATTTCCAGGAGctgatccgatcaaccttgctctATGGCACTGTCCACCTGGAATCATTTTCCAGCAAGTCCATTGACTTCCATTTTCTATGAACCTTGCCCATCCTTCCCATCCGGTCATGTTCTCCATGCCCTTGCCGCCGACAGGCTGGAGAATAGATGAAGAACGCACGATCTCTTCAATGGCCTACCACAACAGACTTACTTTGCCCTATTATACCATGACATCATTTAGTTCTACTTCTACATATGAGGTCTGTTCTTGATTTTTCTCATATTTAGCTTTGACAGAAATGAGATGTCTTTTCTTTAATAATTTGTAGAATTCAAAGAGACATACCAGACTCAGTGGTCTCAGGAAATTTGTGTAGCTTAGCTTTAGTTCCTAAGATGTCTCTTTGTGATTTTACTAAATTCTTTCTCTTTCATAACAAATGTGCAGGATTTGCATTTATTTACATGGAAGATGAACGGGATGCTGAGGATGCTATTCGTGCCCTTGATAGGACTGAGTTTGGGAGACAGGGAAGGCGGCTTCGTGTTGAATGGACGAAGGTAAACACAACTGAATAGCCTGCCCCTTTGTGTCTTataatttggttttaaaaaaaatctaaatacttGACAGCAAGAGCGAGGTGGCAGTAGGCGATCAGGCAGTTCAAGAAGGTCTCCTGCAAACATGAAGCCTACAAAAACTTTGTTTGTCATAAACTTTGATCCAATCAATACAAGGACGAGAGATTTGGAGAGACACTTTGAACCTTATGGGAAGATATCAAACGTTAGGATTAGAAGAAATTTTGCATTTATCCACTTTGAGGATCAGGAGGATGCTTCAAAAGCTTTAGAGGCAACTAACATGAGGTTTCTTCTCCTTTCTACCAATTTTAACTTTTTTCACATACTGtgttattcttttcttttttcttaatttttttactgTATATGTTTACAGAGggaccttatatatatatatatttttacaaatatctcatttgtcttcttcctttcagTTATTAATTACAGTGACTTTAATTCATTTAATCTCAAACATTCCTTTGTATTGTCAAAGAAAATGCCATTTTGATTGACTTGTTTATTTGTCTTCTACTTGTGCATCTTATGCTCGGTTAGAATCTAATAATATGATTGTAGTGCTGTATTATGATTGCCTGTTGATGACAGAGAGTTATAAGACAAGTTCTTGTTTTTCGGTTTTCTGAAGGCTAATAAAGGAGGTTTCTTCTCCTTTCTACCAATTTTAACTTTTTTCACATACTGtgttattcttttcttttttcttaatttttttactgTATATGTTTACAGAGggaccttatatatatatatatatatatatatatatatatatttacaaaTATCtcatttgtcttcttcctttcagTTATTAATTACAGTGACTTTAATTCATTTAATCTCAAACATTCCTTTGTATTGTCAAAGAAAATGCCATTTTGATTGACTTGTTTATTTGTCTTCTACTTCTTGTGCATCTTATGCTCGGTTAGAATCTAATAATATGATTGTAGTGCTGTATTATGATTGCCTGTTGATGACAGAGAGTTATAAGACAAGTTCTTGTTTTTCGGTTTTCTGAAGGCTAATAAAGGAGGTTTCTTCTCCTTTCTACCAATTTTAACTTTTTTCACATACTGtgttattcttttcttt includes these proteins:
- the LOC122037967 gene encoding serine/arginine-rich splicing factor RS41-like isoform X1, which encodes MRPIFCGNFEYDARQSELERLFSRYGKVDRVDMKSGFAFIYMEDERDAEDAIRALDRTEFGRQGRRLRVEWTKQERGGSRRSGSSRRSPANMKPTKTLFVINFDPINTRTRDLERHFEPYGKISNVRIRRNFAFIHFEDQEDASKALEATNMSKLLDRIISVEYALRDDDDKRNGYSPERRGRDRSLERRGRDNGRSPSPYGRGRERDSPDYGRGSSPYNKLEKRGSPNYGRAESPGNERDSPRQERE
- the LOC122037967 gene encoding serine/arginine-rich splicing factor RS41-like isoform X2 codes for the protein MEDERDAEDAIRALDRTEFGRQGRRLRVEWTKQERGGSRRSGSSRRSPANMKPTKTLFVINFDPINTRTRDLERHFEPYGKISNVRIRRNFAFIHFEDQEDASKALEATNMSKLLDRIISVEYALRDDDDKRNGYSPERRGRDRSLERRGRDNGRSPSPYGRGRERDSPDYGRGSSPYNKLEKRGSPNYGRAESPGNERDSPRQERE